Proteins from one Bacteroidota bacterium genomic window:
- a CDS encoding TrkA C-terminal domain-containing protein: MESLVSLLTVNKLLLLFSVIGIGYLFGQIKIYGFNLGVAAVLFVGITFGAIDKRLMLPEEIYIVGLVLFVYSIGLQSGPSFFASFNKKSLRANLFVVLVLIAGAGLAAVFAQLFGFDTPHAVGIFCGALTNTPALAASVEVVKSYTAQYPAELREALLNAPVITYGLTYPFGVLGVILWFYVFTKWYKIDFVKEESERSKETGVSSIQTQTFLVTNPAVIGKRAEDILNLIEHRRFVLSRFKRGNTVNIILPDTVFEKQDLIAAVGTADSLQRAQIVLGETANEQLTLDHAGFEYRRMFVSNELVVGKQINDLHLENEYGATITRLRRGDVDFVPSPDTILELGDRVRVVTRHENIQRITKFFGDSMKSISETDFLSISLGIVIGVFVGMIPIPLPNGSTFKLGFAGGPLIVALILGRLQRSGSITWTMPFSANLVLRQIGLVFFLAGIGVKAGQGFGSTFQSEGIVVMAAGAMLTTIISFLTLSIGYKYLHLPMSAVMGVASALSTQPAALAYANQQAQNDQPNMYYAMVYPASMITKIILAQMLVTALW; encoded by the coding sequence ATGGAATCACTTGTCTCCCTTCTTACTGTAAATAAATTACTCCTTTTATTCTCTGTTATCGGTATTGGATATCTCTTCGGTCAGATCAAAATTTACGGATTCAATCTTGGTGTTGCGGCTGTGCTGTTTGTCGGCATTACGTTCGGCGCCATTGACAAGCGGCTCATGCTGCCGGAGGAAATCTATATTGTCGGTCTTGTGTTGTTCGTTTATTCTATCGGACTGCAATCCGGGCCCAGTTTTTTTGCATCCTTTAACAAAAAAAGCCTTCGCGCAAATCTTTTTGTTGTGCTCGTTCTTATCGCCGGTGCAGGTCTTGCTGCCGTGTTTGCACAATTATTTGGTTTCGACACTCCGCATGCTGTCGGTATTTTTTGCGGAGCACTGACAAATACACCGGCATTGGCCGCCTCCGTTGAAGTGGTGAAATCATACACAGCACAATATCCGGCAGAACTGCGGGAAGCATTATTGAACGCTCCCGTCATTACATACGGTTTAACGTATCCGTTCGGTGTGCTTGGGGTGATTCTCTGGTTTTATGTGTTTACAAAATGGTACAAAATCGATTTTGTGAAAGAAGAATCGGAACGATCAAAAGAAACGGGTGTCAGTTCCATTCAAACACAAACGTTTCTTGTAACGAATCCTGCCGTTATTGGAAAACGAGCTGAGGATATACTGAACCTGATTGAACACCGCCGTTTTGTTCTCAGTCGGTTTAAGCGCGGCAATACGGTAAACATCATTCTTCCTGATACTGTTTTTGAAAAACAGGACTTGATTGCAGCGGTCGGTACGGCAGATTCGTTACAGCGGGCTCAGATTGTACTCGGCGAAACGGCGAACGAACAACTAACGTTGGATCATGCCGGATTTGAATACCGCCGCATGTTTGTTTCAAACGAACTTGTTGTCGGGAAACAGATCAACGACCTTCATCTTGAAAATGAATATGGGGCTACTATTACTCGGCTCCGCCGCGGCGATGTAGATTTCGTTCCTTCTCCCGATACCATTCTTGAACTCGGCGATCGTGTCCGCGTGGTAACACGACACGAAAATATCCAGCGGATTACAAAATTTTTCGGAGATTCAATGAAATCTATTTCCGAGACCGATTTTCTTTCTATTTCACTTGGTATTGTGATTGGAGTGTTTGTCGGGATGATTCCCATCCCGCTTCCAAATGGCTCAACGTTTAAATTGGGTTTTGCCGGCGGTCCGTTGATTGTGGCGTTGATTCTTGGCAGGTTACAGCGATCCGGATCCATTACATGGACAATGCCGTTCAGCGCAAATCTTGTGCTTCGGCAGATTGGATTGGTCTTTTTTCTTGCGGGAATAGGCGTAAAAGCAGGGCAAGGATTCGGCTCCACATTTCAATCAGAGGGGATTGTCGTAATGGCTGCGGGGGCAATGTTGACAACGATAATTTCGTTCTTGACATTATCCATAGGATATAAATATCTTCATCTTCCAATGTCCGCTGTCATGGGGGTGGCAAGCGCATTATCAACACAACCGGCGGCTCTTGCGTACGCAAATCAGCAAGCGCAGAACGATCAGCCGAATATGTATTATGCGATGGTCTATCCTGCATCGATGATCACGAAGATTATTCTTGCACAGATGTTAGTAACGGCATTGTGGTAA
- a CDS encoding cupin domain-containing protein: MKNIFIALFIVLFSTILWSQDSNGIQTKVLSKSVVSWDGKNLPNYKPGTPEITILKITIPPGAQLPIHKHPVINAGVLLRGELTVVTEEKDTLHLKAGESLIEVVNTWHYGKNEGRITAEILVFYAGTQDAPITIKKEDQTK, translated from the coding sequence ATGAAAAATATTTTTATTGCTTTGTTTATAGTATTGTTCTCAACAATTCTTTGGAGCCAAGACAGCAACGGTATTCAAACCAAAGTATTGTCAAAATCAGTAGTGAGCTGGGATGGTAAAAATTTGCCGAATTATAAACCCGGAACACCCGAAATTACAATTCTCAAAATAACAATCCCGCCCGGGGCACAGCTTCCAATACATAAACATCCGGTGATCAACGCGGGCGTATTGTTGAGAGGTGAATTAACTGTTGTTACCGAAGAGAAAGACACGCTTCACTTAAAAGCGGGGGAATCGCTGATTGAAGTTGTTAATACGTGGCACTACGGAAAAAATGAAGGGCGCATTACTGCGGAAATCCTGGTTTTTTACGCGGGAACCCAAGATGCCCCGATAACAATTAAAAAAGAAGATCAAACTAAGTAA
- a CDS encoding acetylxylan esterase translates to MRKFIFYFIIFFFVAKCYGQHDESKAADYTLPDVLKTIDGQIVNTVSVWENKRRTEVLTLFENNIYGQTLKSYDSIKFTLTNNVENALNGKARLKEVIITVWKSNKHVAIPLTVVIPNNSKKPSPLFLVINNGNKNNTDSTEKSKSDFGPVEMVIDSGYAIAAVYTGNAAPDNKETYQNGVLQLYPDQLNADNGIKAIGAWAWAASRAMDYFKTDNDVDFTKVGVVGHSRGGKTSLWAGAQDQRFAMVFSSCSGSTGAALARNQSGETVKAINTGFPHWFNNNYKKYNNDVNTLPVDQHMLIALIAPRPVYTTSATQDKWADPVGSYLSMVNAQKVYALYGKQSALTPDQPPPNTPILHSVLGYHIREGGHALTEYDWGIFIRFANFHYFQK, encoded by the coding sequence ATGAGAAAATTTATATTTTATTTTATAATCTTCTTTTTTGTAGCAAAATGTTATGGACAACATGATGAATCAAAGGCAGCCGACTACACACTGCCGGACGTTTTAAAAACTATTGACGGGCAAATTGTAAACACGGTATCAGTTTGGGAAAACAAGAGAAGAACGGAAGTATTGACATTGTTTGAAAACAATATTTACGGACAAACATTGAAAAGCTATGACAGCATTAAATTTACGCTTACGAATAATGTAGAAAACGCCCTGAATGGAAAGGCACGTTTAAAAGAAGTGATTATTACTGTATGGAAATCAAATAAGCACGTAGCCATTCCTCTTACCGTAGTTATACCTAATAACAGTAAAAAACCATCACCTCTTTTTTTGGTGATCAATAATGGGAATAAAAATAATACGGACTCTACCGAAAAAAGTAAAAGTGATTTTGGGCCTGTTGAAATGGTTATTGATAGTGGATACGCTATTGCAGCGGTTTATACCGGTAATGCCGCACCCGATAATAAAGAAACATACCAAAATGGTGTTTTACAATTATATCCCGATCAGTTAAATGCCGACAACGGAATAAAAGCAATTGGCGCCTGGGCATGGGCTGCCAGCAGGGCAATGGATTATTTTAAAACTGATAACGATGTTGATTTCACTAAAGTCGGTGTGGTCGGTCATTCTCGCGGAGGAAAGACATCCTTATGGGCAGGTGCGCAGGATCAGCGTTTTGCCATGGTATTTTCCAGCTGTTCGGGTAGTACCGGTGCTGCGTTGGCAAGAAATCAATCCGGCGAAACGGTGAAAGCCATCAATACAGGATTCCCTCATTGGTTTAACAACAATTATAAAAAATATAATAATGATGTAAATACTTTACCGGTGGATCAACACATGTTGATAGCACTCATTGCACCAAGACCTGTCTACACAACATCTGCCACACAAGATAAGTGGGCTGATCCTGTTGGCTCATATCTTTCTATGGTGAACGCACAAAAAGTATATGCTTTGTATGGGAAACAATCAGCACTTACTCCTGACCAACCACCGCCGAACACTCCAATTCTTCATTCAGTGTTGGGATATCATATCAGGGAAGGTGGTCATGCTTTAACGGAGTATGATTGGGGAATTTTTATCCGCTTTGCTAATTTTCATTATTTTCAGAAATAA
- a CDS encoding GyrI-like domain-containing protein, with product MQPTIKTLPEKKLVGKQLTMTFADNQTFKLWQSFMPRRREIKNNLTTELFSMQVYPQSFDFSFSNLKEEFQKWAAVEVADFDTVPNEMETYTLTGGLYAVFYYKGLSTDTKIFQYIYGTWLPSSNYSLDNKPHFEILGEKYKNNDLTSEEEIWIPIRPK from the coding sequence ATGCAACCAACAATAAAAACTTTACCCGAAAAGAAATTAGTCGGCAAGCAATTGACAATGACATTTGCAGATAATCAGACTTTTAAACTTTGGCAATCCTTTATGCCAAGACGAAGGGAAATTAAAAACAACTTAACGACTGAATTGTTTTCAATGCAAGTGTATCCTCAATCGTTTGACTTTTCCTTTTCTAATCTCAAAGAAGAATTTCAAAAGTGGGCGGCAGTTGAAGTTGCCGACTTTGACACGGTTCCGAATGAAATGGAAACATATACGTTGACTGGAGGACTGTATGCAGTTTTCTATTACAAAGGTTTAAGCACCGATACTAAAATATTCCAATACATTTATGGAACTTGGTTACCGAGTTCAAACTATTCACTAGATAACAAACCACATTTTGAAATACTTGGAGAAAAGTATAAAAACAATGATTTGACATCAGAAGAAGAAATATGGATACCGATAAGACCTAAATAA
- a CDS encoding FMN-binding negative transcriptional regulator, producing the protein MHIPKHFEITDNTIIEQFIKENGLATIISKGSIFPVGTHIPIELEINDNGEKVLWGHISKVNPQWRDFEKNENVLVIFLSPVHHYISSSWYNHPNAPTWNYLSVHITGKIKIIEGEKLWESVRRLTNRYERKSAQPVSLDTLPESVQKQMNGIVGFEISIDKTEAAFKLSQNRNEEDFKSIIKELRLSGELSSALMADAIERQRNTAH; encoded by the coding sequence ATGCACATCCCAAAACATTTTGAGATTACAGATAATACCATCATTGAGCAATTTATAAAAGAAAACGGACTTGCAACCATTATTTCAAAAGGATCCATATTTCCGGTAGGGACACATATTCCGATTGAACTGGAAATTAATGATAATGGTGAAAAAGTTTTATGGGGACACATTTCTAAAGTTAACCCCCAATGGAGAGATTTTGAAAAAAATGAAAATGTTTTGGTCATTTTCCTCTCACCGGTTCATCATTATATTTCGTCGTCATGGTATAATCATCCCAACGCGCCAACGTGGAATTATTTAAGCGTTCACATAACCGGTAAAATAAAAATAATCGAAGGTGAAAAACTTTGGGAATCTGTAAGGCGTTTAACGAATCGATATGAGCGGAAATCTGCGCAACCGGTTTCATTGGACACGTTGCCGGAATCTGTTCAAAAACAAATGAACGGAATAGTTGGTTTTGAAATCAGTATAGATAAAACCGAAGCGGCATTTAAACTTAGTCAAAACAGAAATGAGGAAGATTTTAAAAGTATTATTAAAGAACTACGATTAAGCGGCGAGTTAAGCTCAGCGCTAATGGCTGATGCAATTGAACGTCAAAGAAATACGGCTCATTAA
- a CDS encoding DUF1203 domain-containing protein: MKNYKIVPLSKEYANKIRQRGKDDFGHDVVEQVATGRGPCRVSLKPFSVGKDKRLLIGHSPFSVDNAFNQSGPIFIHKEEVEAYSDIYNFPPEIKADKENFPLSLIGYSKEQKMVFTKLVGNNDVDMLIPTIFENHSEVEYLHARNAEAGCYICKIERV; this comes from the coding sequence ATGAAAAATTATAAAATCGTTCCTTTAAGCAAAGAATACGCAAATAAAATTCGTCAACGTGGTAAAGATGATTTTGGCCACGATGTTGTTGAACAAGTTGCAACAGGCAGGGGGCCATGCAGGGTTTCATTGAAACCATTCAGTGTTGGTAAAGATAAAAGATTATTGATTGGACATTCTCCTTTTTCGGTTGACAACGCATTCAATCAGTCCGGGCCAATATTTATTCATAAAGAAGAAGTAGAAGCATATTCGGATATCTATAATTTTCCACCGGAAATAAAAGCAGACAAAGAAAATTTCCCGCTATCATTGATAGGTTATTCCAAAGAGCAAAAAATGGTTTTTACAAAATTAGTAGGCAACAATGATGTTGATATGTTGATACCGACAATTTTTGAAAACCATTCAGAAGTGGAATATCTTCATGCGCGAAATGCTGAGGCAGGCTGTTACATCTGTAAAATTGAAAGAGTATAA
- a CDS encoding methylated-DNA--[protein]-cysteine S-methyltransferase, which produces MTDYERIEKAIGYLKENFKEQPDLDEIAKQVHLSPFHFQRLFKGWAGVSPKKFLQFISVEYAKYLLKENLSLADVSFETGLSGTGRLHDLFINIEGMTPGEYKNGGKLLNINYSFAQTLFGNIIIASTEKGICHLSFVPEEKLGIQNLKSFFSNAHFSQKTDFIQQDALRFFAGDWNDLKKVKLHLKGSPFQLKVWQSLLQIPFGNVSTYGAIADRIQNRNASRAVGTAIGNNPVAFLIPCHRVIRSSGVIGDYHWGSNRKTAIFGWEAAQLSSRKD; this is translated from the coding sequence ATGACCGACTATGAAAGAATAGAAAAAGCAATCGGGTATTTGAAAGAAAATTTCAAAGAACAGCCCGATTTAGACGAAATTGCAAAACAGGTGCATTTAAGCCCGTTTCATTTTCAACGGTTGTTTAAAGGTTGGGCAGGAGTTAGCCCTAAGAAATTTCTTCAATTTATCAGCGTTGAATATGCAAAATATTTATTAAAAGAGAATTTATCACTTGCAGATGTAAGTTTTGAAACAGGTTTGTCCGGCACAGGCAGACTTCACGATCTATTTATCAATATCGAAGGAATGACGCCGGGCGAATATAAAAATGGAGGCAAATTGTTAAATATCAATTATAGTTTTGCACAAACTCTGTTTGGCAATATTATTATAGCATCAACAGAGAAAGGAATTTGCCATCTTTCCTTTGTACCAGAAGAAAAACTGGGAATACAAAATCTAAAATCTTTTTTTTCCAATGCTCATTTTTCTCAAAAGACCGATTTTATACAACAAGATGCCTTACGCTTTTTTGCCGGCGATTGGAATGATCTGAAAAAAGTAAAACTGCATTTGAAAGGGAGTCCGTTTCAACTAAAAGTCTGGCAATCGCTTTTGCAGATTCCTTTTGGAAATGTTTCTACATATGGTGCAATTGCCGATAGAATTCAAAATCGTAATGCTTCACGAGCCGTTGGTACTGCAATCGGAAATAATCCGGTGGCCTTTTTAATTCCATGTCACCGTGTAATTAGATCATCTGGCGTTATCGGAGATTATCACTGGGGCAGCAACCGTAAGACAGCCATTTTTGGATGGGAGGCCGCCCAACTATCTTCCAGAAAAGATTAA
- a CDS encoding class I SAM-dependent methyltransferase has translation MQYDPIKDSIGNVVRNTPFLRKVFYFLLGLLFLRSWYVKRALREFLSGKQAPKLIFDAGSGFGQYSYYIAKKFRDVSIHAIDVKEDYIADCKRFFSADNITNVNFGIEDLTIPTHTDRFDFILSVDVMEHIPDDVQVFKNFHQALKKGGIVLINTPSNLGGSDVHEEGEKSFVEEHARDGYSVEDITTKLSNAGFTVLYTRYAYGPIGTIAWRFVVKYPMLMVNASKAFFIVLPFYYLLTLWFSLILMWIDFNSTNTTGTGLLVAAEKR, from the coding sequence ATGCAATACGATCCAATAAAAGACTCTATCGGCAACGTTGTTCGCAACACTCCGTTTTTACGAAAAGTATTTTACTTTCTGTTGGGATTGTTGTTTCTCCGATCGTGGTACGTTAAACGGGCGCTGCGTGAGTTTCTCTCCGGAAAACAAGCTCCGAAGTTGATTTTCGATGCCGGATCCGGATTCGGACAATATTCCTATTACATTGCCAAAAAATTTCGCGATGTATCCATTCACGCGATTGATGTCAAAGAAGATTATATCGCTGACTGCAAACGTTTTTTTTCCGCCGACAATATTACCAATGTGAATTTTGGGATAGAAGATCTTACTATTCCGACACATACAGACAGATTTGATTTTATTCTTTCGGTCGACGTGATGGAACATATTCCGGACGATGTACAGGTATTTAAGAACTTTCACCAAGCCTTGAAAAAGGGAGGCATCGTTCTTATTAACACTCCTTCAAACCTCGGCGGCTCGGATGTTCATGAAGAAGGAGAAAAAAGTTTTGTAGAGGAACATGCGCGGGACGGTTATTCCGTTGAGGATATTACAACGAAATTATCGAATGCCGGATTTACTGTTCTCTATACACGATATGCGTACGGACCGATCGGCACGATTGCCTGGAGATTTGTTGTGAAATATCCTATGCTGATGGTGAACGCAAGCAAAGCGTTCTTTATTGTTCTTCCCTTCTATTATCTTTTAACACTCTGGTTCTCACTTATTTTGATGTGGATTGATTTTAACTCTACGAACACTACCGGAACGGGATTACTTGTTGCGGCAGAGAAGAGATAA
- a CDS encoding glycosyltransferase, with protein MKILLLGPAYPLRGGVAHFNGLLYQYLSRHHNVEIISYKRQYPKIFFPGTTQEETGGIPVPALSIIDSINPLNWLRVGMTMRSKNADVIIVAYWMSFFAPCLSVICSIIRWKKNTAIICLAHNIIPHERKIWDNILSRLFFSVVDSFVVLSESVERDLLSLIKKPTYVRSFHPVYESFGTGIPKEEAKKHLSINEERVILFFGYIRRYKGLHILIDALKIVRQSLPVQLLVVGEFYEDEQRFRKQIAENELESSVNIYPEYVSNEQVKYFFSASDVVIIPYLSATQSGIVQIAYNFNKPVIATNVGGLAETVIHEKSGLIVPADDAEQLAGAIKKFYTEHLEAQLTEGTLHQKKNFSWDAIVRDIEKLINK; from the coding sequence ATGAAAATCCTTTTGCTCGGTCCTGCATATCCTCTCCGCGGCGGCGTGGCGCATTTTAACGGCCTTCTGTATCAATATCTTTCTCGGCATCACAACGTGGAAATAATTTCGTATAAGCGGCAATATCCAAAGATTTTTTTTCCGGGAACAACGCAGGAAGAAACCGGTGGAATTCCTGTTCCCGCATTGTCTATCATCGATTCGATCAACCCATTAAACTGGCTTCGGGTTGGCATGACAATGCGAAGCAAAAATGCCGACGTGATCATCGTTGCATATTGGATGTCATTTTTTGCTCCCTGCCTAAGTGTAATTTGCTCGATCATTCGCTGGAAGAAAAATACAGCAATAATTTGTCTTGCCCATAATATTATTCCCCACGAACGGAAAATCTGGGACAATATTTTATCAAGATTATTTTTTTCGGTTGTGGACTCGTTTGTTGTGTTGTCAGAATCAGTCGAACGAGATTTACTCTCATTGATAAAAAAACCAACATACGTTCGTTCATTCCACCCTGTGTATGAATCATTTGGAACCGGAATACCCAAAGAAGAAGCAAAAAAGCATCTTTCTATCAATGAAGAGCGGGTAATTTTATTCTTTGGCTATATACGACGGTATAAAGGGCTTCATATATTGATTGATGCTTTAAAAATCGTCCGTCAATCACTTCCCGTACAGCTGTTGGTTGTTGGTGAATTCTATGAAGATGAGCAGCGGTTTCGGAAACAGATTGCGGAAAACGAACTGGAATCTTCTGTCAACATCTACCCAGAGTATGTTTCAAACGAACAAGTAAAATATTTCTTTTCCGCATCCGATGTTGTCATTATACCGTATCTTTCGGCAACTCAAAGCGGTATCGTTCAAATTGCCTATAACTTTAATAAACCAGTCATTGCGACAAACGTCGGCGGGCTTGCGGAAACGGTCATTCACGAAAAGTCCGGTCTTATTGTTCCGGCCGATGACGCTGAGCAGCTTGCGGGAGCAATAAAAAAATTTTATACTGAACACTTAGAAGCTCAATTGACGGAAGGTACATTGCATCAAAAGAAGAACTTTTCATGGGATGCCATCGTGCGGGATATTGAGAAATTGATTAACAAATAA
- a CDS encoding glycosyltransferase family 2 protein: protein MADETPEQTPEQQPEGQPNAQKRENPFRRKNFRGKYPRPQRKPQTEFPSLEKVDELPPAIFGETAVEEKKPVQEERPQQQQRQPHPRPPQQPRQQRQPQPPRQPQEQKQSSSRITVSVIIPLLNEEESLRDLHEQLKNSLSRIGGNYELIFVDDGSTDNSFKVLRELKAKNPRVKAVRFRRNYGKSAALMVGFQKAQGEFVITMDADLQDDPAEIPNLIKELRAGYDVVSGWKKKRKDPLGKTIPSKFFNFVTGVVTGIKIHDFNCGLKGYKYDVVKSVNVYGELHRYIPALAHWLGFRVGETVVNHRPRKYGKTKFGMARYSRGFLDLLTVVFTTRYITRPLHLFGGWGILSTLAGLITSAWLIYEKYFNNQPLSNRPLFIVALIMIIVGVQFVSMGLLGELITKNQHMEKEYSIREEIN from the coding sequence ATGGCAGACGAAACACCCGAGCAGACTCCGGAACAACAACCGGAAGGGCAGCCAAATGCCCAAAAACGTGAGAATCCGTTCCGCAGAAAGAATTTCCGTGGAAAATATCCCCGTCCGCAGCGTAAACCGCAAACAGAATTCCCATCATTAGAAAAGGTGGATGAACTCCCCCCCGCTATTTTTGGCGAAACAGCAGTCGAAGAAAAGAAACCAGTTCAGGAAGAACGGCCGCAGCAACAACAGCGTCAGCCGCACCCTCGACCGCCGCAACAGCCTCGGCAACAGCGACAACCACAGCCGCCGCGTCAACCGCAAGAGCAAAAGCAATCGTCTAGTCGCATCACAGTTTCAGTAATCATACCTTTACTGAACGAAGAAGAATCATTGCGCGATCTTCATGAACAATTGAAGAATTCTCTTTCGCGCATCGGCGGGAATTATGAATTGATTTTTGTAGATGATGGATCAACCGATAACTCATTTAAAGTTCTTCGTGAACTGAAAGCCAAAAATCCGCGAGTAAAAGCGGTCCGTTTCCGCCGCAACTACGGCAAGAGTGCCGCATTGATGGTGGGCTTTCAAAAAGCGCAGGGCGAATTTGTTATTACGATGGATGCCGATCTACAGGACGATCCGGCAGAGATTCCGAATTTGATTAAAGAACTTCGCGCGGGATATGATGTTGTTTCCGGTTGGAAAAAGAAACGGAAAGATCCGCTTGGCAAAACCATTCCTTCTAAATTTTTCAATTTTGTTACCGGAGTTGTCACGGGAATTAAGATCCACGATTTCAATTGCGGACTTAAAGGATACAAATATGATGTTGTGAAAAGCGTAAACGTGTACGGCGAACTTCACCGGTATATTCCCGCTCTTGCCCATTGGCTCGGATTCCGCGTCGGCGAGACGGTGGTAAATCACCGGCCACGCAAATACGGTAAAACAAAATTCGGCATGGCTCGTTACTCGCGCGGTTTTTTAGATTTGTTAACCGTCGTCTTTACGACCCGGTACATCACCCGCCCGCTTCATCTCTTTGGCGGCTGGGGAATATTGTCAACGCTTGCAGGACTCATCACCAGTGCTTGGCTGATCTATGAAAAGTATTTCAATAATCAACCGCTCAGCAATCGCCCGCTCTTTATTGTTGCCTTAATTATGATCATCGTTGGGGTACAATTTGTTTCTATGGGATTGCTCGGTGAATTGATTACGAAGAATCAACATATGGAAAAAGAATATTCCATTCGTGAAGAGATCAATTAA